A genome region from Bacillaceae bacterium IKA-2 includes the following:
- a CDS encoding ParM/StbA family protein produces MIVGLDIGRSSVKLFDGINVLNFPSIVGEWRDRNLKSSFSKNDLEVEFQGEQYFVGALAENESEFSRSMMTDNKCHDDTLILALTALHQANISACRVVTGLPIKSHDAVNKARLKSLLQGRHEIAVNGECKDIIIKSVDVAAEGGAAFWSDPRPGKVRLIDGGSKTINFVTMKDKKYVDRDSGTLDFGFETNKSVNDKQLIARIAGELGKKWSSNDTILTSGGKADVLADHLQVYFSNVSPIRDALYANAIGYHNIGGIIHV; encoded by the coding sequence ATGATAGTAGGCTTGGATATCGGACGATCAAGCGTAAAATTATTTGATGGTATCAACGTATTGAATTTTCCTTCAATAGTAGGGGAATGGCGCGATCGTAATTTAAAAAGTTCATTCAGCAAAAATGATTTAGAGGTCGAGTTTCAAGGAGAACAATATTTTGTCGGAGCATTGGCCGAAAACGAGAGCGAGTTTAGCAGATCAATGATGACCGATAACAAATGCCACGACGACACATTGATCCTAGCGCTAACAGCACTACACCAAGCTAATATAAGCGCTTGCCGTGTCGTTACTGGTTTACCTATTAAGAGCCACGACGCAGTTAACAAGGCGCGTTTGAAGTCATTATTGCAAGGTAGGCACGAGATTGCAGTAAATGGAGAGTGTAAGGATATTATAATCAAGTCTGTCGATGTTGCCGCAGAGGGTGGAGCTGCATTTTGGAGCGATCCAAGACCTGGCAAAGTCCGGTTGATCGACGGTGGCAGCAAAACAATAAATTTCGTGACAATGAAGGATAAAAAGTATGTGGACCGAGACAGCGGCACGTTAGATTTTGGATTTGAGACTAACAAAAGTGTTAATGATAAGCAGTTGATCGCGCGGATCGCTGGGGAGTTAGGTAAAAAGTGGAGCAGTAACGATACGATTTTGACATCTGGCGGTAAGGCCGATGTATTAGCGGACCATTTGCAGGTCTACTTTAGTAATGTATCACCGATCCGAGACGCTCTATATGCTAATGCGATCGGTTACCACAACATTGGAGGGATCATCCATGTTTAA